In Desulfosporosinus sp. Sb-LF, one DNA window encodes the following:
- a CDS encoding ATP-binding cassette domain-containing protein — MISTSGVTLRFGKRALFEDVNVKFLPGNCYGLIGANGAGKSTFLKILSGEIDSASGDVILTPGERIGVLKQDHFEFEESEVLKTVMMGHSRLFEIMEEKDALYAKPDFSEEDGIKASILEGDFAELNGWQAEAEASELLMGLGIGKDLQSSRMKDLSGNEKVRVLLAQALFGNPNILLLDEPTNHLDLHSIAWLENFLYNYENTVIVVSHDRHFLNKVCTHIADIDFGKIQLYVGNYDFWYESSQLALRLMRESNKKKEDKIEELQKFIQRFSSNASKAKQATSRKKQLDKLTLEDIKPSSRKYPYIAFTPDREAGNNILSVKDLTVTVSGEKVLDNISFIVNKGDKIAFVGPNGNAKTTLFKVLMGEIVPDSGEFNWGITTTQAYLPLDNSSYFETDLNLVDWLRQFSKDPDESFVRGFLGRMLFSGDESLKQASVLSGGEKVRCMLSRMMLSGANVQLLDEPTNHLDMESITALNNSLTNLDGNILFVSQDHQFVQTIANRIIEFTPKGLLDRRMTFDEYLENEDVKALLETMYS, encoded by the coding sequence ATGATTAGTACCAGTGGGGTAACCTTAAGATTCGGTAAGCGAGCCTTATTTGAAGATGTCAATGTGAAATTCCTTCCGGGAAACTGTTACGGATTAATTGGGGCCAATGGTGCAGGAAAATCAACGTTTTTGAAAATACTTTCTGGTGAAATAGACTCTGCCAGTGGGGATGTCATCCTAACACCTGGTGAACGAATTGGCGTTTTAAAACAAGATCACTTTGAATTTGAAGAGTCTGAAGTACTCAAAACAGTTATGATGGGGCACTCGAGACTATTTGAAATAATGGAAGAAAAAGATGCACTCTATGCAAAACCGGACTTTTCTGAAGAGGACGGAATCAAGGCGTCCATCTTAGAAGGCGATTTTGCTGAACTCAACGGTTGGCAAGCTGAGGCTGAAGCTTCTGAATTATTAATGGGTTTAGGGATTGGCAAAGATCTTCAGAGTAGCAGAATGAAGGACCTAAGTGGAAACGAAAAAGTACGCGTGTTACTCGCTCAAGCCCTATTTGGTAATCCAAATATCCTGCTACTCGACGAACCAACCAATCATCTAGATTTACATTCGATCGCTTGGTTGGAAAACTTCCTATATAATTATGAAAATACCGTCATTGTCGTCTCCCATGACCGGCATTTTTTAAACAAAGTGTGCACCCATATTGCTGATATCGATTTTGGTAAGATCCAACTTTACGTCGGTAATTATGATTTTTGGTATGAATCGAGTCAACTGGCTCTAAGGTTAATGAGAGAATCTAATAAGAAAAAAGAAGATAAAATCGAGGAACTACAGAAGTTCATCCAACGGTTCAGCTCTAACGCGTCTAAAGCCAAGCAAGCGACTTCCCGCAAGAAACAACTCGATAAGTTGACCCTAGAAGATATAAAACCATCCTCTCGTAAGTATCCTTATATTGCTTTCACTCCAGATAGAGAAGCTGGCAACAATATTCTGAGTGTAAAGGACTTAACCGTCACTGTTTCAGGTGAAAAGGTGCTCGATAACATTTCGTTTATCGTTAATAAAGGAGATAAAATTGCGTTTGTTGGTCCAAATGGTAATGCTAAGACAACCTTATTTAAAGTTCTCATGGGGGAAATTGTTCCCGATAGCGGAGAATTTAACTGGGGAATTACTACCACACAAGCCTATCTCCCCTTAGATAACTCCTCCTACTTCGAAACTGATCTAAATCTTGTGGACTGGCTACGACAATTTTCTAAAGACCCTGATGAATCCTTCGTTCGAGGATTTCTAGGAAGAATGCTTTTCTCTGGGGACGAATCCTTGAAACAAGCAAGCGTTCTATCTGGGGGAGAAAAGGTGCGCTGCATGCTTTCCAGGATGATGCTCAGCGGTGCAAACGTACAATTGTTAGATGAACCCACTAATCACCTTGATATGGAATCAATCACCGCTCTCAATAATTCTCTGACAAACCTTGATGGAAATATTTTGTTTGTATCCCAGGACCACCAGTTTGTCCAAACCATTGCTAACCGAATCATTGAATTCACCCCCAAAGGATTACTCGATCGGCGAATGACATTCGATGAATATTTAGAAAATGAGGATGTAAAAGCATTGTTAGAAACGATGTATAGTTAA
- a CDS encoding glycosyl hydrolase family 18 protein → MFKTINPLIKRFVGIALCFVLLTISSPASAFASTTFNLNRSVSGWIPYWDQAQALSVVQNNLDTFNEMTPFWYDVTSTGTLTALTNSENSTLISFAQTNGRTLTPLISNEYNGTTVSTIINSPAVVQSHITNIVNKVVSMGYSGIEIDYENISSTDHSAFTSFVQNLGTQLHANGKTLMLCVPAKTISTSYTAYDYVALGQAVDKMRIMAYDYSWSGSIAGSIAPYSWVNNVLLYAITAIPPSKIELGVPDYGYDWVGTSGKGVTYSQAINTANTYGAQITDDAQNGPHYSYTVNGISHTVWFEDSTSVNTLLDLVNKYNINGISIWRLGGEDSNIYPAIRTKFALAVTTPSPAPVVDLTSPTVSLSYTIDKKGSTMKASAQDNVGVTKVQFYYDSKLVGTDTSSPYSVYYQVKKTNQTHTMSAIAYDAAGNSSTSQVSVRY, encoded by the coding sequence ATGTTTAAAACAATCAATCCACTAATCAAACGCTTCGTCGGTATCGCACTATGTTTCGTACTTCTAACCATCAGCTCACCGGCTTCCGCTTTCGCAAGCACCACGTTTAATCTAAACCGTTCGGTCAGCGGTTGGATTCCCTATTGGGACCAAGCCCAGGCATTAAGCGTTGTGCAAAATAATCTTGATACATTTAATGAAATGACTCCTTTCTGGTATGACGTTACAAGCACAGGAACTCTTACAGCCCTAACCAATTCTGAAAATAGTACTTTGATTTCTTTTGCTCAAACTAACGGAAGAACTTTAACTCCGCTTATCAGCAACGAATATAACGGCACTACAGTATCAACCATTATCAACAGTCCCGCTGTTGTCCAATCTCATATCACTAACATTGTGAATAAAGTGGTTTCCATGGGTTACTCTGGGATTGAAATTGACTACGAAAACATCTCATCAACAGATCACTCCGCATTTACTTCATTTGTGCAGAATTTAGGAACTCAACTTCACGCTAACGGCAAAACTCTTATGCTTTGTGTTCCCGCTAAGACAATATCGACATCTTATACGGCATACGATTACGTTGCTCTGGGACAAGCCGTAGATAAAATGAGAATTATGGCTTACGATTATTCTTGGTCTGGTTCTATTGCAGGCTCAATTGCTCCTTACAGTTGGGTAAATAACGTTCTGCTCTATGCAATCACGGCTATCCCACCAAGTAAAATTGAACTCGGCGTACCTGACTACGGTTATGATTGGGTAGGTACATCTGGCAAGGGTGTGACCTACAGTCAAGCGATCAACACCGCAAACACTTACGGCGCACAAATTACAGACGACGCGCAAAATGGGCCTCATTATTCCTATACTGTAAACGGTATCAGCCACACCGTTTGGTTTGAAGACTCTACATCTGTAAATACATTATTAGACCTTGTTAATAAATATAATATTAACGGCATTTCAATTTGGCGGCTCGGTGGTGAAGACAGCAATATTTATCCCGCAATCCGCACTAAGTTCGCATTAGCCGTTACCACGCCTTCACCTGCGCCAGTTGTAGATTTGACTTCGCCAACAGTGAGCTTATCTTATACCATCGATAAAAAGGGCAGCACTATGAAGGCAAGTGCCCAAGATAATGTTGGAGTGACTAAGGTCCAATTCTATTATGATAGTAAACTTGTAGGTACAGATACCTCTTCACCCTATTCGGTGTATTATCAAGTTAAAAAAACGAACCAAACTCATACCATGAGCGCCATTGCTTATGATGCAGCAGGAAATTCATCAACTAGTCAGGTGTCAGTTAGATACTAA
- a CDS encoding carboxymuconolactone decarboxylase family protein, producing MDDYFDNLDSTEINLKYFTEHHGNIYDAYEKYGQLVHKDGGPLDEKTCWLIKVALSTECQYPRALRTHILKALKCGCTQEEIEHAILLVAPSAGFPRTMAGILIMRSVLGEAEDSSVH from the coding sequence ATGGATGATTATTTTGATAATCTTGACAGTACTGAAATTAACTTAAAGTATTTTACAGAACACCATGGGAATATTTATGACGCCTACGAAAAATACGGCCAGTTAGTCCATAAGGATGGTGGCCCTTTGGATGAAAAGACCTGCTGGTTGATCAAAGTAGCACTGTCTACTGAGTGCCAATACCCGAGAGCTTTAAGAACGCACATATTAAAAGCCTTAAAATGTGGTTGTACTCAGGAGGAAATCGAACACGCCATTCTTCTAGTAGCTCCCAGTGCAGGATTCCCCAGAACTATGGCTGGAATTCTGATTATGAGAAGTGTTTTGGGGGAAGCAGAAGATAGCTCAGTTCATTAA
- a CDS encoding DNA-deoxyinosine glycosylase produces the protein MSSFQPIVDERSRVLILGSMPGIESLRLQQYYANPRNQFWKLIYSLFDLEPCEAYEERVSFIKGKQIALWDVIENCYREGSLDSNIREEKVNDFSGLFKAYPGIKIVMFNGGKAYETYKKRIGFGAIPNLTFQRLTSSSPANTKRYVEKLREWGVIGDFLDRVADC, from the coding sequence GTGAGTTCATTTCAACCCATTGTAGATGAACGTTCACGTGTTTTAATCCTGGGGTCAATGCCGGGGATAGAATCCCTGAGATTACAACAATATTATGCGAATCCCAGAAATCAATTCTGGAAGTTAATTTATTCCCTATTTGACTTGGAACCCTGCGAGGCATACGAAGAGCGGGTGTCATTTATCAAAGGTAAGCAAATTGCCCTATGGGATGTTATCGAAAATTGCTATAGAGAAGGTAGTCTGGATTCAAACATTCGGGAAGAGAAAGTAAATGACTTTAGTGGTCTGTTTAAGGCCTATCCCGGCATAAAAATAGTTATGTTTAATGGTGGTAAAGCGTACGAAACCTACAAAAAACGGATCGGATTTGGAGCAATACCGAATTTAACGTTTCAGAGGCTTACATCTTCTAGTCCTGCCAATACCAAAAGATATGTAGAAAAGCTCAGGGAGTGGGGTGTTATCGGAGATTTCTTAGATAGGGTCGCTGACTGTTAA